The following coding sequences are from one Arthrobacter sp. 24S4-2 window:
- a CDS encoding amino acid permease: MTQPQQDTAQKRVVTDHTIPAHAHASEATLHREDEGYHKGLKPRQVQMIAIGGAIGTGLFMGAGGRLASAGPALVISYAVCGFFAFMILRALGELVMHRPSSGSFVSYAREFFGEKAAFVTGWLYWLNWAMTAIVDITAVALYMNFFKKYWAPIADVPQWVWALTALILVLGLNLISVKVFGELEFWFALIKVVALVTFLVVGIYFVIFGTPVDGQQVGFSLIADNGGMFPNGLLPAIVVMQGVVFAYASIELIGTAAGETENPEKIMPKAINTVIVRIAVFYVGSLVLLSLLLPYTSYKAGESPFVTFFGSIGVEGVDAIMNLVVLTAALSSLNAGLYSTGRIMRSMSVTGSAPKFAARMNKAGVPYGGIALTAAVAVFGVVLNALVPAEAFEIVLNVASLGIISTWAVIVMCQMQLARLAKRGELLRPAFRMPGAPVTGWITLAFLLAVLVLMAFDSPVGTWTIASLLVVIPALMLGWRLCRERVLELAAVRDGFTGPYPLVANRPGPGAKDKS, translated from the coding sequence ATGACACAGCCCCAACAGGACACTGCCCAAAAGCGTGTCGTCACTGACCACACCATTCCGGCGCACGCGCACGCCTCCGAAGCCACCCTCCACCGCGAGGACGAGGGCTACCACAAGGGGCTCAAGCCCCGGCAGGTCCAGATGATCGCCATCGGCGGCGCGATCGGCACCGGGCTCTTTATGGGTGCCGGCGGCCGTCTTGCCAGTGCCGGGCCCGCCCTCGTCATCAGCTACGCGGTGTGCGGGTTCTTTGCCTTCATGATCCTGCGCGCCCTCGGCGAACTGGTGATGCACCGCCCCTCCTCGGGATCGTTCGTCTCCTACGCCCGTGAGTTCTTTGGCGAGAAGGCCGCCTTCGTCACCGGCTGGCTGTACTGGCTGAACTGGGCGATGACCGCAATCGTGGACATCACCGCCGTCGCGCTTTACATGAACTTCTTCAAGAAATACTGGGCACCCATTGCGGATGTTCCCCAGTGGGTCTGGGCACTGACGGCCCTGATCCTGGTGCTCGGCCTCAACCTGATCTCCGTCAAGGTGTTCGGTGAGCTCGAGTTCTGGTTCGCCCTCATCAAGGTGGTGGCGCTGGTGACCTTCCTTGTGGTGGGCATCTACTTCGTCATCTTCGGCACGCCGGTGGACGGCCAGCAGGTGGGGTTCAGCCTGATCGCGGACAACGGCGGCATGTTCCCCAACGGGCTGCTTCCGGCCATTGTGGTGATGCAGGGCGTGGTGTTCGCCTACGCTTCTATCGAGCTGATCGGCACCGCAGCCGGTGAAACCGAGAACCCGGAAAAGATCATGCCCAAGGCCATCAACACGGTGATCGTCCGTATCGCGGTGTTCTACGTCGGTTCCCTGGTGCTGCTTTCCCTGCTCCTGCCGTACACCTCGTACAAGGCCGGCGAAAGCCCGTTCGTCACCTTCTTCGGCTCCATCGGGGTCGAAGGCGTGGACGCCATTATGAACCTGGTGGTCCTCACCGCGGCGCTGTCCTCGCTCAACGCCGGCCTGTACTCCACAGGCCGCATCATGCGCTCCATGTCCGTCACCGGTTCCGCCCCCAAGTTCGCCGCCCGCATGAACAAGGCCGGCGTCCCCTACGGCGGCATCGCACTGACTGCTGCGGTGGCCGTCTTCGGCGTGGTGCTCAACGCCCTCGTTCCCGCGGAAGCCTTCGAGATCGTCCTGAACGTCGCCTCGTTGGGCATCATCAGCACCTGGGCCGTGATTGTGATGTGCCAGATGCAGCTGGCGCGGCTGGCCAAGCGCGGTGAACTCCTCCGCCCGGCGTTCCGGATGCCCGGCGCCCCGGTGACCGGCTGGATCACGCTGGCCTTCCTGCTGGCGGTGCTGGTCCTCATGGCCTTCGACTCCCCCGTGGGCACCTGGACCATCGCTTCACTGCTGGTGGTCATCCCGGCGCTGATGCTGGGCTGGCGCCTCTGCCGGGAACGTGTCCTGGAGCTCGCCGCGGTCCGTGACGGCTTCACCGGCCCGTACCCGCTGGTAGCCAACCGCCCGGGACCGGGCGCGAAGGACAAAAGCTAG
- a CDS encoding L-lactate dehydrogenase, which yields MSGSKLAVVGAGSVGTSLAYAALIRGSASNIALFDVNALKAEAEVLDLAHGTQFAAAAATVTGGGDIAVTAGADVVVITAGAKQAPGQTRLDLAGTNVRILEQLMPQLLQHAPDAVYVLVTNPCDVLTVAAQQISGLSPGRVFSSGTVLDTSRLRWLLARRAGVSVASVHASMVGEHGDTEFPVWSGATIGPIPIRDWEADGEQVFTADYLAETAREVTQAAYKVIAGKGATNYAIGLSGARIVEALLRDENAVLPVSTVLDGPYGISGVALSLPSIVGRGGVHRVLHTPMDDGELAALQHSAETLRNTMSTLGI from the coding sequence ATGTCAGGATCCAAACTTGCCGTGGTGGGAGCCGGAAGCGTGGGCACCTCGCTGGCCTACGCCGCCCTGATCCGGGGTTCGGCAAGCAACATCGCCTTGTTCGACGTCAACGCCCTCAAGGCGGAGGCCGAGGTCCTGGACCTCGCCCACGGCACCCAGTTCGCCGCGGCGGCCGCCACCGTCACGGGCGGCGGCGACATCGCCGTGACCGCGGGCGCCGACGTCGTGGTGATCACTGCCGGAGCTAAGCAGGCGCCGGGCCAAACGCGCCTGGACCTGGCGGGCACGAACGTCCGCATCCTGGAGCAGCTTATGCCTCAGCTGCTCCAGCATGCCCCGGACGCCGTCTATGTCCTGGTCACCAACCCCTGCGACGTGCTCACTGTTGCAGCGCAACAGATCTCCGGGCTGTCGCCGGGACGCGTTTTCTCCTCCGGCACCGTGCTGGACACGTCGCGGCTGCGGTGGCTGCTGGCCCGCCGCGCCGGCGTCTCCGTGGCCAGCGTCCATGCCAGCATGGTGGGCGAGCACGGCGACACGGAGTTTCCGGTGTGGTCCGGCGCCACCATCGGGCCCATCCCCATCCGTGACTGGGAAGCCGACGGCGAACAGGTCTTCACCGCGGATTACCTCGCCGAAACGGCCCGTGAAGTGACGCAGGCGGCCTACAAAGTCATCGCCGGCAAAGGGGCCACGAACTACGCCATCGGCCTCTCCGGCGCGCGGATCGTGGAAGCCCTGCTCCGGGACGAGAACGCCGTGCTGCCCGTTTCCACCGTCCTGGACGGCCCCTACGGAATCTCCGGCGTGGCGTTGTCCCTTCCCAGCATCGTGGGGCGCGGGGGCGTGCACCGCGTCCTTCACACGCCCATGGACGACGGTGAACTGGCTGCCCTGCAGCATTCGGCTGAAACTCTGCGGAACACGATGAGTACGTTGGGAATCTAG